One genomic segment of Acanthochromis polyacanthus isolate Apoly-LR-REF ecotype Palm Island chromosome 9, KAUST_Apoly_ChrSc, whole genome shotgun sequence includes these proteins:
- the ephb3a gene encoding ephrin type-B receptor 3, with product MTMDYLLWVCSLVVPVVLAVEETLMDSRWATTELAWTTFPESGWEEVSGYDDSMSPIRTYQVCNVKQPNQNNWLRTDFIPRKGVLRVYVELKFSVRDCASIPNIPGSCKETFNLFYYESEGDMATDTSPLWRENPYVKVDTIAPDESFSLREAGRINTKVRSFGPLSKAGFYLAFQDLGACMSLISVRVFFKKCSTTIANFAVFPETATGAEATSLVIAPGACVTNAMEVSVPLKLYCNGDGEWMVPVGSCTCVAGFEPSADSTQCQACIPGTFKSKFGEGSCAPCPSNSRTSARGANICPCQNGFYRADSDPPDSPCTTIPSAPRNVISSVNETSLSLEWEEPEDTGGRSDLVYNVVCKKCLRDRSPCTRCDDNVDIAPRRLGLRQRKVVVRNLQAHTRYSFEVQAVNGVSGKNPTSPSYSTVNITTNQAAPSAVPTVHLMRSTSDTLSLSWLPPEKPNGVILDYEIKYHERGQAMSHTVTSQHSSAKVEGLRAATPYVVQVRARTVAGYGRYSNPMDFSTSLHSDPQKSVQDQLPLIIGSASAGLVVIVALVVIAVVCLKKQRSGSELEYTEKLQQYISPGVKVYIDPFTYEDPNDAIHEFAKEIDISCVKIEEVIGAGEFGEVCRGRLKQPGRREMVVAIKTLKAGYTERQRRDFLAEASIMGQFDHPNVIRLEGVLTRSCPVLIITEFMENGALDSFLRLNDGRFTMTQLVGMLRGIAAGMKYLSDMNYVHRDLAARNILVNSNLVCKVSDFGLSRFLDDTSADPTYTSSLGGKIPIRWTAPEAIAFRKFTSASDVWSYGIVMWEVVSYGERPYWDMSNQDVMTAVEQDYRLPPPMDCPMVLHQLMLECWMKERNLRPKFSRIVSTLDKLLRNAASLKVVTSTYSGDLLRLGGTLPGHNRKSPDNSQEIIRQQMSQTLPIRV from the exons ATGACAATGGATTACTTGCTGTGGGTGTGCAGCCTCGTTGTCCCCGTGGTCCTGGCTGTGGAAG AAACCCTTATGGACAGTCGGTGGGCTACCACAGAGCTGGCATGGACCACGTTCCCAGAGAGTGGG TGGGAGGAGGTTAGCGGCTACGACGACTCCATGAGCCCTATCAGAACCTACCAGGTGTGTAATGTCAAACAGCCCAACCAGAACAACTGGCTGAGGACAGACTTTATCCCACGTAAAGGCGTGCTGCGCGTCTACGTGGAGCTCAAGTTCTCGGTCCGCGACTGCGCCAGCATCCCCAACATCCCCGGCTCCTGCAAAGAGACCTTCAATCTGTTTTACTACGAGTCCGAGGGGGACATGGCTACAGACACCAGCCCTCTGTGGAGGGAGAACCCCTACGTGAAGGTGGATACTATAGCTCCAGATGAGAGTTTCTCTCTGAGGGAGGCGGGTAGAATCAACACCAAAGTGCGCAGCTTTGGCCCCCTCTCCAAGGCGGGCTTCTACTTGGCCTTCCAGGACCTGGGAGCCTGCATGTCCCTCATCTCCGTCAGGGTTTTCTTCAAGAAGTGCTCCACCACCATCGCTAATTTCGCCGTCTTCCCTGAGACCGCCACGGGAGCAGAAGCCACCTCCTTAGTGATCGCTCCGGGGGCCTGTGTGACCAACGCCATGGAGGTGTCCGTCCCCCTGAAACTCTACTGCAACGGGGACGGCGAGTGGATGGTTCCCGTGGGCTCGTGCACCTGCGTGGCTGGATTTGAACCTTCTGCAGACAGCACTCAGTGCCAGG CCTGCATCCCTGGGACCTTCAAATCCAAATTCGGGGAGGGATCGTGCGCTCCCTGCCCGTCCAACAGTCGCACCAGTGCACGAGGAGCCAATATTTGTCCCTGCCAGAATGGTTTCTACAGAGCTGACAGCGACCCCCCTGACTCTCCCTGCACCA cgaTCCCCTCAGCGCCTCGCAACGTTATATCCAGCGTCAACGAGACCTCGCTGTCCTTGGAGTGGGAGGAGCCCGAGGACACGGGTGGGCGGAGCGACCTCGTCTACAACGTGGTGTGCAAGAAGTGCCTGCGAGACCGGAGCCCGTGCACGCGCTGCGACGACAACGTGGACATCGCCCCTCGCCGGCTGGGGCTGCGGCAGAGGAAGGTGGTGGTGAGGAACCTGCAGGCCCACACCCGCTACAGCTTCGAGGTGCAGGCCGTCAACGGGGTCTCCGGGAAGAACCCCACCTCGCCCAGCTACTCCACAGTCAACATCACCACCAACCAGGCCG CACCTTCAGCGGTCCCTACAGTCCATCTGATGCGCTCCACCTCGGACACCCTCAGCCTGTCGTGGCTTCCCCCCGAAAAACCCAACGGAGTCATCCTGGACTATGAGATTAAATACCACGAAAGA GGCCAGGCGATGTCTCACACTGTCACATCCCAGCACAGCTCGGCTAAAGTGGAAGGTCTGAGGGCCGCCACACCGTACGTGGTGCAGGTCAGAGCTCGAACCGTCGCTGGGTATGGACGCTACAGCAACCCCATGGACTTCAGCACCAGCCTCCACA GTGACCCTCAGAAGTCGGTGCAGGACCAGCTGCCTCTCATCATCGGCTCGGCGTCCGCAGGTCTGGTGGTCATTGTTGCCTTGGTGGTTATCGCTGTTGTCTGCCTTAA GAAGCAGCGCAGCGGGTCAGAGCTAGAGTACACCGAGAAACTGCAGCAATACA TTTCTCCAGGGGTCAAAGTGTACATCGACCCTTTCACCTACGAGGATCCCAACGACGCCATCCATGAGTTCGCCAAAGAGATAGACATCTCCTGTGTGAAAATAGAAGAAGTCATCGGAGCAG GTGAGTTTGGCGAGGTTTGCCGCGGCCGTCTCAAGCAGCCCGGTCGCAGAGAAATGGTGGTGGCGATAAAAACGCTGAAGGCCGGCTACACCGAGCGCCAGAGGAGGGACTTCCTGGCCGAGGCCTCGATCATGGGCCAGTTCGACCATCCCAACGTGATCCGGCTGGAGGGCGTCCTGACCCGGAGCTGCCCCGTCCTCATCATCACCGAGTTCATGGAGAACGGAGCGCTGGATTCCTTCCTCAGG CTGAACGACGGCCGCTTCACGATGACGCAGCTGGTCGGGATGCTGCGCGGCATCGCTGCGGGGATGAAGTACCTGTCAGACATGAACTATGTGCACCGAGACCTCGCCGCCCGGAATATCCTGGTCAACAGCAACTTGGTCTGCAAGGTCTCTGACTTCGGCCTGTCACGCTTTCTGGACGACACATCCGCTGACCCGACTTACACGAGCTCCCTG ggAGGGAAGATTCCCATTCGGTGGACGGCACCGGAGGCCATTGCCTTCAGGAAGTTCACGTCTGCCAGTGACGTGTGGAGTTACGGCATCGTCATGTGGGAGGTGGTGTCCTACGGAGAGAGGCCATACTGGGACATGAGCAACCAAGAC GTGATGACGGCAGTAGAGCAGGACTACCGGCTGCCTCCACCCATGGACTGTCCCATGGTGCTGCACCAGCTGATGCTAGAGTGCTGGATGAAAGAAAGAAACCTGAGGCCCAAATTCTCCCGTATCGTCAGCACCTTGGACAAGCTGCTCCGTAACGCTGCCAGCCTCAAGGTGGTGACCAGCACCTACTCAGG GGACCTGCTGCGGCTGGGAGGAACGCTGCCCGGACACAACAGGAAGAGTCCGGACAACAGTCAGGAAATCATTCGGCAACAGATGAGCCAAACTCTCCCCATCAGAGTGTGA